One window from the genome of Malacoplasma penetrans HF-2 encodes:
- a CDS encoding WG repeat-containing protein, translated as MTKDFFIYENKNKLGFKNTSKNVVIENKFDEVKEFIGFQTWVKNNNTWSFINTNQELLLKKQFSDLLYFEKDFSVVKDEKTNYLINNSDLSIKKIPYEVIGFNENILLVKENNNLFYLDCELNKINNSKYSNALTFIDGFAPVCINSKWGIINKFGKQIIDFKYDDMKQNGANLFKVQKDQETFFIDLHDNKYLETLIKKYKIWDYFSDDVITFEYKGKWGVMNDFFEILFYKKVDKIYPFEENYAVYLKDNKYGILSKRGKLVTGNIFEKVLWKDGSYFFVKKDNQCNYFSLEDKKLIY; from the coding sequence ATGACCAAAGATTTTTTTATTTATGAAAATAAAAATAAATTAGGATTTAAAAATACTTCAAAAAATGTAGTTATTGAAAATAAATTTGATGAAGTTAAAGAATTTATTGGTTTCCAAACTTGAGTTAAAAACAATAATACTTGATCTTTTATTAATACAAATCAAGAATTATTACTAAAAAAACAATTTAGTGATCTTTTATATTTTGAAAAAGATTTTTCAGTTGTAAAAGATGAAAAAACCAATTATTTAATTAATAATTCAGATCTATCAATTAAAAAAATACCTTATGAAGTAATAGGTTTTAATGAAAACATTTTATTAGTAAAAGAGAATAACAACTTATTTTATTTAGATTGTGAGCTAAATAAAATAAATAACTCTAAATATTCAAATGCCTTAACTTTTATTGATGGCTTTGCACCAGTATGTATTAATTCAAAGTGAGGAATCATAAATAAGTTTGGAAAACAAATCATAGATTTTAAATATGATGATATGAAACAAAATGGAGCTAATCTATTTAAAGTCCAAAAAGACCAAGAAACTTTTTTTATAGACCTACATGATAATAAGTACTTAGAAACATTAATTAAGAAATATAAAATTTGAGATTATTTTAGTGATGATGTAATTACTTTTGAATATAAAGGTAAATGAGGGGTAATGAATGATTTTTTTGAAATTTTATTTTATAAAAAAGTAGATAAAATTTATCCCTTTGAAGAAAACTATGCAGTTTATTTAAAAGATAATAAGTATGGAATATTATCAAAAAGAGGAAAATTAGTAACAGGAAATATATTTGAAAAAGTTCTGTGAAAAGATGGTTCTTACTTTTTTGTTAAAAAAGATAATCAATGTAATTACTTTTCATTAGAAGATAAAAAACTAATTTATTAA
- a CDS encoding APC family permease — MTKNFNEKSFTFFTINYIVGFGFITTIISLINLNIYGIITMLLTALITFGVSLVFSRMANNYKNEYGGSYAYAKKLNNKHFSFFVGWNQYIQGPILASSSPLFLASAASYLTNDETIIWIIRAVSVLIFIILILISTLGLKLNKYVILGSGIVKWAILLTALIITVYLSVQNKFDIQITQNNTNSKLIAYSIFANVISFMYAFGGIEDVSALSKDVKFKNFRKILMISFAFILTFYFVFYIVMLGTGRTNLRNFSQIFQTVLGATGIWLFVIGLLFNGISSKISISISTSRKLVPLAEDGFLFKWLTKKNKRDEYRNAIWFSAIVTIASMIIFWLIPTLLSIEDFFSSVIELGSVAFLLQYFLTFVTALLLHRKKEVKIPIWEQIIYFVAMAAILLALIVFLFPFVIAHSWSQENTIILISYVLFIASGYGIQLVMTLIRNRKNKKVEMKQDASQQDTSQDVQSA, encoded by the coding sequence ATGACAAAAAATTTTAATGAGAAATCATTTACCTTTTTTACTATCAACTATATAGTAGGGTTTGGTTTCATAACAACAATAATCAGTTTAATAAATTTAAATATTTATGGAATTATCACAATGCTGTTAACAGCATTAATTACATTTGGGGTTAGTTTAGTTTTTTCTAGAATGGCTAACAACTATAAAAATGAATATGGTGGAAGTTATGCATATGCAAAGAAACTTAATAACAAACACTTTAGTTTTTTTGTAGGATGAAATCAATATATTCAAGGACCAATATTGGCATCATCTTCTCCATTGTTTTTAGCTTCTGCAGCTTCATACTTAACAAATGATGAAACTATCATTTGAATAATAAGAGCAGTATCAGTTTTAATTTTTATTATTCTTATTCTGATTTCAACTCTTGGACTTAAATTAAATAAGTATGTAATTTTAGGTTCTGGAATTGTTAAATGAGCTATTTTATTAACAGCTTTAATAATCACTGTTTATTTATCAGTACAAAATAAATTTGATATTCAAATTACTCAAAACAATACAAATAGTAAATTGATTGCATATAGTATTTTTGCAAATGTAATTTCATTTATGTATGCATTTGGTGGGATTGAAGATGTATCGGCTTTATCAAAAGATGTAAAATTTAAAAATTTTAGAAAGATCTTAATGATCTCATTTGCATTCATTTTAACCTTCTATTTTGTTTTCTACATTGTAATGCTAGGAACAGGTAGAACAAATTTACGTAACTTTAGTCAAATATTTCAAACAGTATTAGGGGCTACAGGGATTTGATTATTTGTAATTGGATTACTTTTCAATGGTATCTCTTCAAAAATTTCTATTAGTATTTCAACTTCTAGAAAACTTGTTCCATTAGCAGAAGATGGATTTTTATTTAAATGGTTAACTAAAAAGAATAAAAGAGATGAATATCGTAATGCTATTTGATTTAGTGCAATTGTTACTATTGCATCCATGATCATTTTTTGATTAATACCAACTCTTTTATCAATTGAAGATTTCTTTAGTTCTGTAATAGAACTTGGCAGTGTTGCATTTTTATTACAATACTTTTTAACTTTTGTTACTGCACTATTACTTCATAGAAAAAAAGAAGTTAAGATTCCAATTTGAGAACAAATAATTTACTTTGTTGCAATGGCTGCAATTTTATTAGCTCTAATTGTTTTCTTATTCCCATTTGTTATTGCTCACTCTTGAAGTCAAGAAAACACAATTATTTTAATAAGTTATGTTCTATTTATAGCAAGTGGATATGGAATTCAGTTAGTGATGACTTTAATAAGAAATAGAAAAAATAAAAAAGTTGAGATGAAACAAGATGCTTCACAACAAGATACTTCACAAGATGTTCAATCAGCTTAA
- a CDS encoding HIT family protein — protein sequence MKEENNKDCLFCKIVNKEIPSNIVDENAYALAFLDISPASDGHTLVIPKKHCIDLVHCDELYLKETISLAKKVADTIESSSLKPWGFNFLSNQGSIAGQVIFHFHLHVIPKYAKNEGLTFSAENKNLKEIEEVFKVLKKKNKKNS from the coding sequence ATGAAAGAAGAAAATAACAAAGATTGTCTTTTTTGCAAAATTGTTAATAAAGAAATCCCAAGCAATATAGTTGATGAAAATGCATATGCTCTTGCTTTTTTAGATATAAGTCCAGCTTCAGATGGACATACCTTAGTTATTCCTAAAAAGCACTGTATAGATTTAGTTCACTGTGATGAATTGTATTTAAAAGAAACTATTTCTCTTGCTAAAAAAGTAGCTGATACTATTGAGAGTTCTTCTTTGAAACCATGAGGTTTTAATTTTTTAAGTAATCAAGGATCAATAGCTGGGCAAGTTATCTTTCATTTCCATCTACATGTTATTCCTAAATATGCTAAAAATGAAGGTTTAACATTTTCTGCTGAAAATAAAAACTTAAAAGAAATAGAAGAAGTTTTTAAAGTGTTAAAAAAGAAAAATAAAAAAAATAGTTAA
- a CDS encoding ABC transporter ATP-binding protein, translated as MQSTNTINNKNKRLIKLSSKTSKLEKKSKKEALKLEKKNKKEAMKSEKKKKSFSGLFVNNKKENSLSVKNNSENQPKRNDLPNQKVNIDSNVEIKCVNIEKTVKELGSAKTVILKNINLEINKGEITVILGPSGSGKTTLLNVIAGIDKATSGQCYIKNTDINTISDKKLVLIRRKYISYIYQRYGLIPILSCYDNIRLGQHLVEKSKRVLDINEVIKIVGIEHLLEKFPHELSGGQRQRVAIARAIMKQPEVMLCDEPTAALDSETSKKIIDLFLEVNKKFNTTIVMVTHEPSFVRIATKVVYIKDGEIEKIQVNQKTNNQINPIITVQQPVVEQKTQVVSAAKPIQHSTPTVNVLPNKANTTNSFTNPANVVATEKTNTLKTNPSPNNAQPTKENENKIPVSSVQVKVLDSKLNKEVSYVDNYIKNRKLDKYVKKMANKKK; from the coding sequence ATGCAAAGCACAAATACTATTAATAACAAAAATAAAAGACTAATCAAACTAAGTAGCAAAACTAGCAAATTAGAAAAGAAGTCTAAAAAAGAAGCTCTTAAGTTGGAAAAGAAAAATAAAAAAGAAGCTATGAAATCTGAAAAGAAAAAGAAGTCATTTTCAGGTCTTTTTGTAAACAATAAAAAAGAAAATAGTTTGTCTGTAAAAAATAATAGTGAAAACCAACCTAAAAGAAATGATCTACCAAACCAAAAAGTTAATATAGATAGTAATGTTGAAATTAAATGTGTAAACATTGAAAAGACTGTAAAAGAATTGGGTTCTGCTAAAACTGTTATTTTAAAAAATATTAATTTAGAAATTAATAAGGGTGAAATAACTGTAATCTTAGGTCCTAGTGGTAGTGGTAAGACAACTTTATTAAATGTAATAGCTGGAATTGATAAAGCTACAAGTGGTCAATGTTATATAAAAAACACTGATATTAATACAATCTCAGATAAAAAATTAGTTTTAATAAGAAGAAAATATATTTCATATATTTATCAAAGATATGGGCTAATTCCTATTCTTAGTTGTTATGACAACATAAGATTAGGTCAACATTTAGTGGAAAAATCAAAAAGAGTTTTAGATATTAATGAAGTTATTAAAATTGTAGGGATAGAACATCTGTTAGAAAAATTCCCTCATGAATTATCAGGTGGCCAACGTCAAAGAGTTGCTATTGCTAGAGCTATAATGAAACAACCTGAAGTTATGCTTTGTGATGAACCTACAGCAGCATTAGATAGTGAAACATCTAAAAAGATAATTGACTTGTTTTTAGAAGTTAATAAGAAATTTAATACAACAATTGTAATGGTTACACATGAACCGAGTTTTGTAAGAATTGCTACTAAAGTAGTTTACATAAAAGATGGTGAAATTGAAAAAATTCAGGTAAATCAAAAAACAAATAATCAAATAAATCCTATTATCACTGTTCAACAACCAGTAGTTGAACAAAAGACACAAGTAGTTAGTGCTGCTAAACCAATTCAACATAGTACACCTACAGTAAATGTTTTACCTAACAAAGCAAATACAACTAATAGTTTCACTAATCCTGCAAATGTAGTAGCAACAGAGAAAACTAATACTTTAAAAACAAACCCTAGTCCAAATAATGCTCAGCCTACTAAGGAAAATGAAAATAAAATTCCTGTATCTTCTGTTCAAGTTAAAGTTTTAGATAGTAAATTAAATAAAGAAGTTTCTTATGTTGATAACTACATCAAAAATAGAAAACTTGATAAATATGTTAAAAAAATGGCAAATAAAAAGAAATAG